The Tripterygium wilfordii isolate XIE 37 chromosome 21, ASM1340144v1, whole genome shotgun sequence genome segment CCGATAATTTGTTAATATTTTGTTACCATAACGAACATTAGAACttgagaaaataagaaaataacacAAATTACATTTTTCACAACAGAGAAACTCTATAACAAACGTAAGAAAATAAGAACATATGAAGCTAACTAATTTTTCACAACAGAGAAGCTCTATAACaaacataagaaaataaaaacatatgaAACTAACTAACAAAGTCAAGACGCCGTAGATTTCATATGAAGTCAAACCTCAAACTGTCTCAAGTACTTCACTGTAGGCAGTAaactctttaattctcaactgAAATTCCAAGTTGTCCCAAACATTAATGTTAACAAAACACCACCCCTGTTACTTTTTATGGGTACATTAGGGTCTACGGATATCAATAAGGGGTCTACGGAAATCAATAAGTGATCTACTGATTTGTCAATATGCATATACAACCAATACTTGAAACAATGATTCATCGAATAACCTATTAAACTTGAATGAGGAACCCAGGTATCAATGGGTTCGTGGGTCGTGTATTGGTGTgccgattaaaaaaaaatgactgtTGAAACTACTAAAATTGGAGAAGAAAGAATCATTGCCACAAACTGTTAAAATTGCCAGGCCAGCCCCGAGTTCCGAGTTTACCATTCCCCAGGGAAGAAAGAGTAAGGATCAGACCAAATAAGCAGATATTCATTCCAACAGTGCTGATATAAAGCAATGGCGTCCAACCCAATTTACCAGTAACAAATATTACGATCAAGGTAAATGAGGTTTTGGCAAACCCAACCGCCATAGCTGCCGAATGAAACCGAGTGGTGCCCTTCATTTCAGCATCCTTTATAATTATAGACCTAAGAAATCAGTTGTTACAAAAGGAAAACCATGCATATATCAGAGATCTCATATGTAAAGGATCCTTTTGCTAATGTCTCATACCGAATTCCAAAACTAATGGCTATTGATAAACTCAGccttaagaaaaacaaattagtATGAACTATGCACAACATCAGGAACAACTCAAAAAACTAATATAGGAGATCTCATATATAGAAGATATTATTGTTAACGTCCAAGACCAAATTCCAATACTAACGGCTATTGATAAACTCAACTTTTGAAAATGTACAACATGGGGAACAATTCAAAAAACTGAGAGTAGAATGAAACCTGGCAAAACATTATCGTTGAATTCTTGAATGATGCATGCTAATCCAAACATAAATTACAATCACTTTCATTCGTCCGACTAACATCCTCCACAGCTAAAAGCACACAAGTATCCACATATATAAATTCCATGCCTTTATGCCAAATACAATATCTTATATCAATAAATCACTGAATAAATTATGCATCATCATAGGCCATGTGTCCTTCAACATCAATTTGCTCCTTATTTTAGTTGATCCCTAAAAAGAATTATGTAATTCAGAAgttataagaagaagaaaagcaatatTGAGCAGTTCAATTGTACATTTAAGTTTAaccattgattttttaaaaaattcacctTAATCACTGATGGTCCAGTAGCAAAGTTTTATCCCAACTTTCTTGAAACATTACTGAAAGctcaaaatattataattctAATATCAAATCTAGCATACCATAATAACTGTgtttatctaaaaaaaaaaattcatcgtAATATTAGATACAGATCAAAACTAAAGTTATTGTTCTCCGTAATAGGATATTAAGCAATATTGAGTAGGAAAACAATTCAATTGCACATTTAACTACTGATATAAAAAATATCTCGCATTTGCAATATCACAAGAGAGGATAAGGGGAAAGGGAGGGAGGCATCATCAATGGACAATTTACTGCTCAAGTtctcatgtgtgtgtgtgtgtgtgtcctaTAATGCCTACATCAATCTATGAGTATGAGTTTTGGTTCACAAATACCATTTGTGTTTGCCTAACAGTTGCATTCTAATCATTGGATTAAACTGTACAGGCAGTGCTGCGAATCAATCTTTTTTTTCACACAACTATATTAGGTACAGAGGCCATTATAGTTGACAGGTacacaactaaatgatttataCTGCACCCTCTTTAGGGCCCATGACACAGTGATCTTTCTTACAATTGCTTTGATTTTGACAACTCCAATGATACTTGGAGATAAAGAAATTCCATGAGTTCGTAGAACTTTCATGCATACCCAGATATATAAGACCTCTTAAAGGTGACAAAGACATATTTCGCTAGTGAATATTGATATAGAAGCTTGTCACCATACCTTGGGCAATAATGAGGTAAATAGAGTTATCAAATTTGACACAGTATTTGATATTTGCTAGAGATTCctaattaagaaaatatattaaCTCCTGAATAGAGAAAATCATGAACTCAAATTCATCGACTAAATCAAATCTAAGCTCAAGGAAAAACTCGGAAGACAATGATATTATTCTCATAAATCAAACTTGCCTTGTGAGAAACTGCGGGAACAGAGGCATTTATAGTTTTGGACCAAGTAGATACAGCATCAAGAGGTGGAGATATATACAATCCATACAATGTTAACCCAGGCCTTATTTCACTTAACTCTTCAACTTAATAAAAGCAGATATGAGGTTACCAAAGCACGTTTAACAAACTGTGTATAATTAAACTTCACAAAGTGGCAAAGCAAATTACTTTATTGACTGCACAAATATGGTGTTAGGTCTGATAAGAATCGAAGAACTTGGTACAAAACTGTAAGTACAACCATGAAGCCCAAAAATCAGAGTAATTGACACTGGCACACCAGCACCCGATGCAGGATACCCAAGGACAGAATTTGAAGCCAATAATTGCGGCCTCGTCTGGCACAACATTGAAAGTCTTTGAAATCGCGAATTTCTATATTGTAACCTTACATGTTGTACATGTTGACCTTCTtctggaaaaaaatatatattaatcaatATCATTCGTAATACACTAACTCATAAATAATTATCAGgcattacaaaaaaaaacatatataaatacaatttctacaaacaaaaaaaaaaacttacctaCAGAACTATTAGATAGAGCAGTATGAGATACTGAAGCCAATAATCGCAACCTATTCTGATGCAATATCGAAATTCTTTTATGTCTCGCATCCCGGTATTTTTGCCTCAAATGTTGTAGATGTAAATTATTGGGAATATGATTTTGAAGTCCAATACAGCTAGGAGAAAGATGTTCTTCGAAAAGTACACAAAAGCATGGTAAATGCATTAGTATTTAATAGGGGTAAAGTTTGTACAACAAAGAACATTGAATTTCACCAAGAAAAATACCTCCATGAAATACATAGGCAGGTGATTCAGGCAGCAAACATCCAAGACACGACCATCCACTCAATCCATGAAAAGCCATTTCCAATATCATCTCAAGAATGTCCTTTTCCCTCTCTTTCACAATATAAATTttagaaattaatttaattttggagatttaaaaaatacaaaaaatacagggaaaaaaataaaaaatcaaatatctcacaataaactatatataaaatttaatttgaaaaacaatTGCAAAATTATAAACTTAAACTTGAAAAACCAATTCCTAgaatttattatttgaaaataacaaacaaatacaCATAAAATAAGACAGAACATGAAAGACCATTTCACAAcgcaaaacataaaaaaatacctCCAAAATGAAGGGCACGACCAGACCTTATTTGCCTCAGAAATACTTCTCTTATACCTAGCAAATTTAAACCTCTGCTCAACGGCGATCCCCAAAATGGTCCTGcaaaaaacatattaaaaaaacCATAACTAAATTTTGTAGTACAAcagcaaaaaacaaaagtggAGGGACATCCATCCAAACCTTCTTAATCTATGTTGTTGTAACT includes the following:
- the LOC119990199 gene encoding uncharacterized protein LOC119990199, giving the protein MILEMAFHGLSGWSCLGCLLPESPAYVFHGEHLSPSCIGLQNHIPNNLHLQHLRQKYRDARHKRISILHQNRLRLLASVSHTALSNSSVEEGQHVQHVRLQYRNSRFQRLSMLCQTRPQLLASNSVLGYPASGAGVPVSITLIFGLHGCTYSFVPSSSILIRPNTIFVQSIK